Within Actinosynnema pretiosum, the genomic segment GGCGCGGGCGGTCGGGAGCTGCACCGCGGCCGGGCCGACCGGGAGCGGTGACGCCTGCGGGGCGCCGCGCCAGGGGGCCGCCCGCGCCTGGGGGTCGGGCGGCCCCCGCCCGCCGTCCGCGCTCCGAGGGGTGCGCGGACGGCGGTGGTGGTCCTAGCGCGGGTGCACCACGCGGGCCGCGCCGCCGCCGCGCCGGTCGGTCTCGGCGGCGGCCCGCCAGCGGCCGTCGGGCAGCCGCTCGACGGCCGTCACCGCGCCGATCTCGGCGGTGGACGTGAACCGGTGGCCGAGCGCGGTCAGCGCCTGCGCCTCGGGCGTGGCCAGGAACGCCGCCTCGGCCTGGGTGGTCGCGGAGTTGCGCTGGGAGGCGCGCGGCGAGGCGATCGCCTCCACGAGCGGCACCCGGCGGTCCAGCCGCTGCACCAGCACGTGCAGCACGGTGGTGATGATCGACGCCCCGCCCGGCGAGCCCAGCGCCAGCACCGGCTTGCCGTGGTCGAGCACGATGGTCGGGCTCATCGAGGAGCGGGGCCGCTTGCCGGGGCCGGGCAGGTTCGGGTCGGGCACTCCGGGCGCGGCGGGGGTGAAGGAGAAGTCGGTCAGCTCGTTGTTGAGCAGGAACCCGCGCCCCGGCACGACGATGCCCGAGCCTCCCTCCTGCTCGATGGTCAGGGTGTAGGAGACGACGTTGCCCCACCGGTCGGCGGTGGTCAGGTGCGTGGTGTGCTCGCCCTCGTACGGCGTCGGCGCGGCGGTCCCGCCCGAGGCGCACGCCACCGGGTTGCGGGGGTCGCCGGGCGCGACGGCCCCGGTCATCGCCTTCGCGTCGTCGACCAGGCAGGCCCGGCCTGCCGCGAACCGCTTGGACAGCAGCCCGGACACCGGCACGTCCACGAACGCCGGGTCGCCGACCCACCGGTTCCGGTCGGCGAACGCCAGCCGGGACGCCTCCAGCACCCGGTGCCCCACCAGGGCCGGGCTCGCGCCGGAGAGCCTGCCGGTCTCCAGGATGTTCAGCGCCTCCCCCACGGTCGTCCCGCCGGACGACGGCGGGGCCATGCCGTGCACCTCGAGTCCCCGGTAGGTGCTGCTGACCGCGTCGCGGCGCGGCGCGTCGTAGGTCGCCAGGTCGCGCGCGGTCAGGTCGCCGGGCCGCACGTTCCTGGTCGAGCCGGGCGCCACCGGGGGCGTGCGCACCGCGCTGACCACGTCCCGGCCGATCGCGCCCCGGTAGAACACGTCCGTGCCGCGCCTGCGCAGCTCCCGGTAGGTGTCGGCCAGCTGCGGGTTGCGGAACGTGCTGCCCACGGCGGGCGGCGCGCCTCCGGGCAGGAACAGGTCGCGGGTGGAGGTGAAGTCGGCGAACCGGGCCGCGTTGTTCGCCGCCTGCTGGTTGAAGGTGGCGTCGACGGTGAACCCGCGCCTGGCCAGCGACTCGGCCGGTTCGAGGAGCTGGGACAGCGAGCGGCTGCCCCAGCGCTGCAGGGCCCGCTCCCAGGTGAGCGGCGTGCCGGGCGTGCCGACGGACCGGCCGCTGGTGACGGCCTCGGCGAACGGCACCGGGGCCCCGTCCTCCACGAACAGGTCCGGCCCGGCCGAGGCGGGCGCGGTCTCCCGGCCGTCGATGCTCGACACCTTCCGGGTGCGGGCGTCGTAGACCACGAAGAACCCGCCGCCGCCGATGCCCGCCGAGAACGGGTCGGTGACGCCGAGCGCGGCGGCCGTGGCGACGGCGGCGTCCACCGCGTTGCCGCCCCTGGCGAGCACGTCGATCCCGATCTGGGAGGCGTCCGGGTCGACGCTGGACACCGCTCCCCCGTGGCCGACCGCCTCGGGTTGCCTGGGGGCGGGTCTCGGCCGGGCGCCCTCGGCCTGGAGCGGGTCGGCGTGCGCGGGTGCGACCGGCGCGACGAGCGCGGCGGCGGTGAGCAGGACCACAGCTGACCGGATCATCTGCTCCTTGTACCGCACGCGGGGCCGCGCGGGTACGCCCCGAGCGGCGACCGTTCGGGTGGGCGGGTGGCGCGGACGGGGTGCCCGGAGCCCGGCGGGTAGTGCTTCAGCACTAGTCCCGGACCGGCTCCGGTGATGACGCGCGATGACGTCGCCCGGCGGCAGCATCGGTGTCGTCGGGTCGAGAGGCCCGGCGCCACCGACGAGAGACGGGAAGCAGGGATCGAGTTGCCCACCACCGCGCAGACCGCGACCACGATCGCCCAGCACGCGCAGCAGGACCCGGAGTTCCAGATCTGGGGCATCGCGCTCGGCGGCGGGGTCCTCGTGGTCCTGGCCGCCCTGGTCGTCCTCTTCCTGGCCGCGCTGGTCAGCATCCTCGGCTCGCCGCAGAGCTTCCCGCTCAAGCTGGTGTGGATCGTGATCGTGCTGTGCCTGCCGTTCCTCGGCTGCCTGCTGTGGTTCGCGATCGGCCGGGGCTTCGCCCGCCGCGAGGCCGCCTGCGCGCACGGGCGGAGCGGTCGCCGCTGACCGCCGGTCAGAGCACTTCGAGCGGGTCGACCTTCACCCGCACGGGTTCGGTCTCCTTGCGGGCGCTGCGGACCGACAGCACGTCCGACAGGGACGTCGACAGCGCCCGCCCGTCGCCCCTGGGCACCCGCACCAGCGCCCGCTCGCGCTCCTCGCCCAGCGGCACCGGCCCCAGCACCTCGCCGCGCTCGGGCAGCCGCAGCTCCTCCAGCACGACGGCCAGCGCGTCCGGGGACGCGTCGAGCGTGGCCATCCGCACGGCGGGCGGGAAGCCCAGCTCGGCGCGGGCGGCCAGCTCCTGCCCGGCGTGCCACACCGGGTCCCAGCGCACCAGCGCCTGCACGGGGGCCAGCGAGGACTCGGCGACCACCACGATCCGGCCGCCCCGGTCGCCCCGGCGCACCAGGGCGGCGGCCCCCATCCAGCGGCGCACCGCCTCCTCCGCGGCCCGCAGGTCGGCCCGGCCGAGCAGCGCCCAGCCGTCGAGCAGCAGCGCGGCCCCGTACCCGCCGTCGGCCACCGGCTCCGCGCCGGGCGTGGCCACCACCAGCGCGGGCCCGCCGGGCACCTTCGCCAGCACGTCGTCGCCGCCGGAGGTGCGCACCACGACCCCGGTGAACGCCCGCCCCAGCTCCTCGGCGGTGCGCCTGGCCCCGATGACCTGCCCGCGCAGCCTGCGCGACCCGCACGACGGGCAGCGGAACGCCGCCTCGGTCGCCCCGCACCACCGGCAGTAGGCGGGCCTGGGCGCGCCGTCGCCGCCACCGCCGGGCAGCGCGAGCGGACCCGCGCAGCGCCTGCACCGGGCCGCCGCGCGGCACTGCCCGCAGGCCAGCGCGGGCACGTACCCCCGGCGCGGCACCTGGATCAGCACCGGCGCGCCCGCCGACAGCGCCGCGCGGGCGGCCTCGAACGCGATGGACGGCAGCCGCGCCGAGCGGGCCGCCGGGTCCTTGGCCTCCTGCCAGTCGCCGTCGCCGACCGCGACCACGCGCGGCGCGGCGGCCCGCAGCTCCTCCCGGTCGGCCACGACCTCGTGCGCCCACCCGCTGTCCACCAGCAGCTGCGCCTCGGCGGTGCGGGCGAACCCGCCCACCAGGAACGCGGCCCCGCCCAGGTGGGAGCGCTGCACGAGCACGTCGCGCACGTTCGGGTAAGGCATCCTCGGCTCGGTGTGCAGGTCGTCGCCGTCGTCCCACACCACGACGAGCCCGAGGTCGTTGACGGGGGCCAGGGCCGCGCCGCGCGCGCCCAGCGCGATCCGCACCGAGCCGCGCCGCACCGCCAACCAGCGCTTGTACCGCTCCTGCGGCCCCAGCTCGGCGGCCAGCACGGTCACCGCCGCCGGGTCGACCAGCTTCGCGCACGCCTCGTGCAGCCGGGCGAGGTCCCGGTGGTCGGGCACCACGACCAGCACGCCCTTGCCGGTGGACGCCACGGTCGCGGCGACCTCGGCGAGCCGGGCGGGCCAGTCCTCGGCGGGCAGCGCCTGCCACACGGCGCGCGGCGCGCGGCCCGCGGCCAGCGCGTCCAGGAAGTTGGCCCCGTGCCGGTAGCGGCCCCAGCCGGTGTCGGCGGGCCGCTCGGGCGCGGGCGCGGGGGGTGGGGGCTCGGCGGCCTCGGCGCGGGCGTGCCGGGGCGGGACGGCCATGCGCAGCACGTCGATGAGGGTGCCCGCGTACCGGTCGGCGACCGCGCGGGCCAGCAGGGCCACCTCCGGGGCCAGCACGGGCTCCGGGGACACCACCTTCTCCAGGAAGGCGAGCTTGCGGCCGTACTCGGTGGACTCGGCGCGCTCCAGCAGGTAGCCGTCGACCAGCTGACCGGCGAAGCGGACCCGCACCCGCACGCCGGGCACGGCGACCTCGTCCAGGTCGGTGGGCACCTGGTAGTCGAACGGGCGGTCCAGGTGCGGCAGCGGCACGTCCACGACGACCCTGGCCACGGGCATGGCGGCGGCGGGGACGCGTTCGCCCCGCCTGCTCGCCGCCCTGCCCTGTGCCATGCCCGAATCTCTACCAGAGGGGTCCGACAGTCCCGGACCGCCGGTCCCCCTCCGGGTGGTCCCGTCCGATCAGGCGCCCGCCGCCGCGCGGAGGGCGTCGGCGCGGGAGGTGTCCTCCCACGGCAGCTCCACGTCGGTGCGGCCGAAGTGGCCGTACGCGGCGGTGGGGGCGTAGATCGGGCGCAGCAGGTCGAGGTCGCGGATGATCGCGGCCGGGCGCAGGTCGAACACCTCGGTGATGGCCTGCTGGATCTTGCTCGGGTCCACCGTCTCGGTGCCGAAGGTCTCCACGAACAGACCCACCGGGGCGGCCTTGCCGATCGCGTAGGCCACCTGCACCTCGATGCGGGTCGCCAGACCCGCGGCGACGGCGTTCTTGGCCACCCACCGCATCGCGTACGCCGCCGAGCGGTCGACCTTCGACGGGTCCTTGCCCGAGAACGCGCCACCACCGTGCCGCGCCATGCCGCCGTACGTGTCCACGATGATCTTGCGACCGGTCAGCCCGGCGTCACCCATCGGACCGCCGATCACGAACCGACCGGTCGGGTTGACCAGCAGCCGCACGTCGGAGGTGTCCAGGCCGAGGCCCTCGATCTCCGGGGCCACCACGCGCTCGCGCACGTCGACGCCGAGCAGTTGCTCCAGGTCGATGCCGTCCGCGTGCTGCGTGGACACCACCACGGTGTCCAGGCGCACCGGCTGGTCACCGGCGTACTCGATGGTCACCTGGGTCTTGCCGTCCGGGCGCAGGTACGGCACCGAGCCGTCCTTGCGCACCGCCGTCAACCTGCGCGAGAGCCGGTGCGCCAGCGCGATCGGCAGCGGCATCAGCTCCGGCGTGTCCGTGCACGCGTAGCCGAACATCAGGCCCTGGTCGCCCGCGCCCTGCTGGTCGATGTCGTCACCGGCGTCACCGGTGCGCTGCTCGTAGGCGGTGTCCACGCCCTGCGCGATGTCCGGGGACTGCGCCCCGATCGCCACGTTCACCCCGCACGAGTGACCGTCGAACCCCTTCGCCGAGGAGTCGTAGCCGATCTCCAGGATCTTCTCCCGCACGATCGACGGGATGTCCACGTACGCCTCGGTCGTCACCTCGCCCGCGACGTGCACCTGACCGGTGGTCACCAGCGTCTCCACCGCCACCCGCGAGGTGGGATCCTTGGCCAGCAGCGCGTCCAGGATCGAGTCGCTGATCGCGTCGCAGATCTTGTCCGGATGCCCCTCGGTCACCGACTCGCTGGTGAACAGCCTGCTGCTGTGCTGGCTCACGGCACTCCCCACTACAGAGATCAACGATTGGCTACCTGACCGTCCCGGCGACGCTCCGCACCGCCTCGTGAACGCTCCGAGCTTACTGACGGCCGGGCTCGGGAACCTCTGAGGACGACCGGCCCGCGACCACCGCGTCCCACAGGATGGACGCCAACTGGGCCTTCGAGCCGTGCGGGATGGGCCGCTCGGTCCCGTCCGAGGAGAGCAACCAGCCCTGGTTGTCCTCCCCCTCGAAGGCGCCCCCCGAACCGACGTCGTTGACGACGAGGAGGTCGCACCCCTTGCGCCTGAGCTTCGCCCGACCGTGGTCGAGCACGCTCGCGCCCGCGTCCCCGGTCTCGGCGGCGAAGCCGACCACGGACTGGCCGGGGCGGCGCGCGGCGACCAGCTCGGCCAGGACGTCCGGGTTGCGGGTCAGCCGCACCGGGTCCGGGTCGAGGTCGCCCTTCTTGATCTTGTGCTCGACCAGGTCGACCGGTCGGAAGTCGGCGACGGCGGCGGACATCACCAGCACGTCGGCCCGCTCGGCACGGGCGTGCATCGCGTCCCGCAGCTGAAGGGCCGTGCCCACCCGCACCAGCTCCACGCCCGCGGGCTGGACCAGGTCGGCGGTGTGCGCGGCCACCAGGACCACCTCGGCGCCGCGCTGGGCGGCGACGCGGGCGATGGCGTAGCCCTGCCTGCCGGACGAGCGGTTGCCCAGGAAGCGGACCGGGTCGAGCGGCTCGCGGGTCCCGCCCGCCGAGACGACGACGCGCAGGCCCTCCAGGTCGCGCGGCAGCGCGTCGCCGCGCGCCAGCAGCAACCGGGCCAGCTCCACGATCTCGACGGCCTCGGGCAGCCTGCCCTTGCCGGTGTCCTTGCCGGTGAGCCTGCCGCTGGCGGGCTCGGCCACGATGACGCCCCGCGAGCGCAGCAGCGCCACGTTGTCCCGCGTCGCCGGGTGCTCCCACATCTCGGTGTGCATCGCCGGGACCAGCAGGACCGGGCAGCGCGCGGTCAGCAGGGTGTTGGTCAGCAGGTCGTCGGCCAGCCCGTGGGCGGCCTTGGCCAGCAGGTTGGCCGTGGTGGGGGCGACGACCACGAGGTCGGCCTCCTGGCCGAGCCGCACGTGCGGCACCTCGGGCACGTCCGTGAACACGCCGGTTCGGACCGGCTGCCCCGACAGCGCCTCGAAGGTGGCGGCGCCGACGAACCGCAGCGCCTCCTCGGTGGGCACGACGCGGACGTCGTGGCCCGTCTCGGTCAGGCCGCGCAGGACCTCGCAGGCCTTGAACGCGGCGATGCCCCCGCCCACCCCGAGCACGACGCGGGGTCTGGCGGGGGCACCGGGCAGGTGCTCGGTCACTCGCCCTCGGTGTGCTCGAGGAGGCCGGCGTGGATCTCCCGGAGCGCGATGGAGAGCGGCTTCTCGCGCGGGCCGGGCTCGACCAGCGGGCCGACGTACTCCAGCAGGCCCTCGCCGAGCTGGGCGTAGTAGTCGTTGATCTGGCGCGCCCGCTTGGCCGCGTAGATCACCAGCGCGTACTTCGAGCTGACCTGCTCCAGCAGGTCGTCGATCGGCGGGTTGGTGATGCCCTCCGGCGACCCGGACAGGGGGCCCAGCTCGGTGTGCGTGGTCACTCGTCAACGCTCCTGCGGTCGGTGTTCGTTCAAGCCTCGGTCGTCCCGCGCCTCGCGGCGCCCGCCCGTCCGGGCCCCGACCTGCGGGGCTCTGCGGGGCGGCTCCTGCTGTGCGGACCCGGTGCGCTCAGGCGCCGGGCAGCGGGCCGACCACCAAGTCTAGCAACTTCGTCGCCGCCGAACGCACGTCGTCGTTGACGACGACCTCGTCGAACTCGGGTTCGGCCGCCAGCTCCTGCCTGGCGATCGCGAGCCTGCGCTCGACGACGGCGGGGTCCTCGGTGCCGCGGCCGGTGAGCCGGGCGACGAGGTCCT encodes:
- the ggt gene encoding gamma-glutamyltransferase codes for the protein MIRSAVVLLTAAALVAPVAPAHADPLQAEGARPRPAPRQPEAVGHGGAVSSVDPDASQIGIDVLARGGNAVDAAVATAAALGVTDPFSAGIGGGGFFVVYDARTRKVSSIDGRETAPASAGPDLFVEDGAPVPFAEAVTSGRSVGTPGTPLTWERALQRWGSRSLSQLLEPAESLARRGFTVDATFNQQAANNAARFADFTSTRDLFLPGGAPPAVGSTFRNPQLADTYRELRRRGTDVFYRGAIGRDVVSAVRTPPVAPGSTRNVRPGDLTARDLATYDAPRRDAVSSTYRGLEVHGMAPPSSGGTTVGEALNILETGRLSGASPALVGHRVLEASRLAFADRNRWVGDPAFVDVPVSGLLSKRFAAGRACLVDDAKAMTGAVAPGDPRNPVACASGGTAAPTPYEGEHTTHLTTADRWGNVVSYTLTIEQEGGSGIVVPGRGFLLNNELTDFSFTPAAPGVPDPNLPGPGKRPRSSMSPTIVLDHGKPVLALGSPGGASIITTVLHVLVQRLDRRVPLVEAIASPRASQRNSATTQAEAAFLATPEAQALTALGHRFTSTAEIGAVTAVERLPDGRWRAAAETDRRGGGAARVVHPR
- a CDS encoding PLD nuclease N-terminal domain-containing protein, giving the protein MPTTAQTATTIAQHAQQDPEFQIWGIALGGGVLVVLAALVVLFLAALVSILGSPQSFPLKLVWIVIVLCLPFLGCLLWFAIGRGFARREAACAHGRSGRR
- a CDS encoding primosomal protein N', producing the protein MAQGRAASRRGERVPAAAMPVARVVVDVPLPHLDRPFDYQVPTDLDEVAVPGVRVRVRFAGQLVDGYLLERAESTEYGRKLAFLEKVVSPEPVLAPEVALLARAVADRYAGTLIDVLRMAVPPRHARAEAAEPPPPAPAPERPADTGWGRYRHGANFLDALAAGRAPRAVWQALPAEDWPARLAEVAATVASTGKGVLVVVPDHRDLARLHEACAKLVDPAAVTVLAAELGPQERYKRWLAVRRGSVRIALGARGAALAPVNDLGLVVVWDDGDDLHTEPRMPYPNVRDVLVQRSHLGGAAFLVGGFARTAEAQLLVDSGWAHEVVADREELRAAAPRVVAVGDGDWQEAKDPAARSARLPSIAFEAARAALSAGAPVLIQVPRRGYVPALACGQCRAAARCRRCAGPLALPGGGGDGAPRPAYCRWCGATEAAFRCPSCGSRRLRGQVIGARRTAEELGRAFTGVVVRTSGGDDVLAKVPGGPALVVATPGAEPVADGGYGAALLLDGWALLGRADLRAAEEAVRRWMGAAALVRRGDRGGRIVVVAESSLAPVQALVRWDPVWHAGQELAARAELGFPPAVRMATLDASPDALAVVLEELRLPERGEVLGPVPLGEERERALVRVPRGDGRALSTSLSDVLSVRSARKETEPVRVKVDPLEVL
- the metK gene encoding methionine adenosyltransferase, translated to MSQHSSRLFTSESVTEGHPDKICDAISDSILDALLAKDPTSRVAVETLVTTGQVHVAGEVTTEAYVDIPSIVREKILEIGYDSSAKGFDGHSCGVNVAIGAQSPDIAQGVDTAYEQRTGDAGDDIDQQGAGDQGLMFGYACTDTPELMPLPIALAHRLSRRLTAVRKDGSVPYLRPDGKTQVTIEYAGDQPVRLDTVVVSTQHADGIDLEQLLGVDVRERVVAPEIEGLGLDTSDVRLLVNPTGRFVIGGPMGDAGLTGRKIIVDTYGGMARHGGGAFSGKDPSKVDRSAAYAMRWVAKNAVAAGLATRIEVQVAYAIGKAAPVGLFVETFGTETVDPSKIQQAITEVFDLRPAAIIRDLDLLRPIYAPTAAYGHFGRTDVELPWEDTSRADALRAAAGA
- the coaBC gene encoding bifunctional phosphopantothenoylcysteine decarboxylase/phosphopantothenate--cysteine ligase CoaBC, with product MTEHLPGAPARPRVVLGVGGGIAAFKACEVLRGLTETGHDVRVVPTEEALRFVGAATFEALSGQPVRTGVFTDVPEVPHVRLGQEADLVVVAPTTANLLAKAAHGLADDLLTNTLLTARCPVLLVPAMHTEMWEHPATRDNVALLRSRGVIVAEPASGRLTGKDTGKGRLPEAVEIVELARLLLARGDALPRDLEGLRVVVSAGGTREPLDPVRFLGNRSSGRQGYAIARVAAQRGAEVVLVAAHTADLVQPAGVELVRVGTALQLRDAMHARAERADVLVMSAAVADFRPVDLVEHKIKKGDLDPDPVRLTRNPDVLAELVAARRPGQSVVGFAAETGDAGASVLDHGRAKLRRKGCDLLVVNDVGSGGAFEGEDNQGWLLSSDGTERPIPHGSKAQLASILWDAVVAGRSSSEVPEPGRQ
- the rpoZ gene encoding DNA-directed RNA polymerase subunit omega, whose amino-acid sequence is MTTHTELGPLSGSPEGITNPPIDDLLEQVSSKYALVIYAAKRARQINDYYAQLGEGLLEYVGPLVEPGPREKPLSIALREIHAGLLEHTEGE